Proteins from a single region of Mailhella massiliensis:
- a CDS encoding DeoR/GlpR family DNA-binding transcription regulator, which produces MNKADSRKKNLLEYLNKRGYATIEELAQQFSVTPQTMRRDINQLAEEGSVQRFHGGVGMPLGTENIIYHQRKLLFTEEKRRIAELVAAHIPDGASLCLNIGTTTEAVACALSGHKNLRILTNNLNVARICAANPGFEVIIACGTVRSHDLGVTGAETEQFIREFRMDFGIIGISGIDEEGNLLDYDYREVSVARTILAHSRRVFLACDNSKFGRPAMVRVGHLRQLEAVFSNSPLPARWQNLIRESGAGLYLA; this is translated from the coding sequence ATGAACAAAGCAGACAGCCGAAAGAAAAATCTTCTGGAATACCTCAACAAGCGCGGTTACGCCACCATTGAGGAACTGGCCCAGCAGTTTTCCGTCACACCGCAGACCATGCGGCGCGACATCAATCAGCTTGCGGAAGAAGGCAGCGTACAGCGCTTTCACGGGGGCGTGGGTATGCCCCTCGGCACGGAAAACATCATCTATCATCAGCGGAAACTCCTTTTCACGGAGGAGAAGCGGCGCATTGCCGAACTGGTGGCGGCGCATATTCCCGACGGGGCCTCGCTGTGCCTCAACATCGGCACCACCACCGAGGCCGTGGCCTGCGCCCTTTCCGGGCACAAGAATCTGCGCATACTCACCAACAACCTCAACGTGGCGCGCATCTGCGCGGCCAACCCGGGCTTTGAGGTCATCATCGCCTGCGGCACGGTGCGTTCCCACGATCTCGGCGTCACCGGGGCGGAAACGGAGCAGTTCATACGGGAATTCCGCATGGACTTCGGCATCATCGGCATTTCCGGCATCGACGAGGAAGGGAACCTGCTCGATTACGACTACCGGGAAGTTTCGGTGGCCCGCACCATACTCGCCCATTCGCGGCGCGTGTTTCTTGCCTGCGACAACTCCAAGTTCGGCCGTCCCGCCATGGTCCGGGTGGGGCATCTGCGCCAGCTCGAAGCCGTCTTTTCCAACTCTCCCCTCCCCGCCCGCTGGCAGAACCTCATACGGGAATCGGGCGCGGGGCTTTACCTTGCCTGA
- a CDS encoding MFS transporter, giving the protein MENISRPRRQVVIFALLTAVCVAADAMLYVVLPVRWMEAGLSSLWEVGLVLSLNRLARLPLNPVIGWVYSRLSIKTCAIFAALLALLIPIGYAHASTLAAWAALRILWGLAWSLLKLGGLFTVMDASSGHDRGYLIGLYTGTYRLGNLVGMLGGGLMADAAGLRPTPFSYWARPWPPWPCPWPCSCSGVPRPPTGRPKKRNLPGKRASSPLFPANLSGCCSPASSSRSSSKASSCPP; this is encoded by the coding sequence ATGGAAAACATCTCCCGTCCCCGCCGCCAGGTCGTCATCTTCGCGCTGCTCACCGCCGTATGCGTCGCAGCCGACGCCATGCTCTATGTGGTTCTTCCCGTGCGCTGGATGGAGGCCGGTCTCTCCTCGTTATGGGAAGTGGGGCTGGTGCTCTCCCTGAACCGCCTCGCACGCCTGCCGCTCAATCCCGTCATCGGCTGGGTGTATTCCCGGCTCAGCATAAAAACCTGCGCCATCTTCGCCGCGCTGCTGGCCCTGCTCATTCCCATAGGCTACGCCCACGCCTCCACCCTCGCCGCATGGGCCGCGCTGCGCATTCTGTGGGGGCTTGCCTGGTCGCTGCTCAAGCTGGGCGGGCTTTTCACCGTCATGGATGCTTCAAGCGGGCACGACAGGGGCTACCTCATCGGCCTCTATACGGGCACCTACCGCCTGGGCAACCTCGTAGGTATGCTGGGCGGCGGGCTCATGGCCGACGCTGCGGGCCTGCGCCCCACCCCGTTCTCCTATTGGGCGCGGCCGTGGCCGCCCTGGCCCTGCCCATGGCCGTGTTCCTGCTCAGGCGTACCCCGCCCGCCCACCGGAAGGCCGAAGAAGCGGAACCTTCCGGGAAAAAGGGCCTCTTCGCCCTTGTTTCCGGCGAACTTGTCTGGGTGCTGTTCACCTGCCTCTTCGTCACGCTCGTCATCGAAGGCTTCTTCATGTCCACCCTGA
- a CDS encoding MFS transporter — translation MSTLSALLEHHFGAGATLFGVFIGCATLAGVMQSLRWSWDPALSPLVGRISDGPLGRTRMFAAGCFCAALLFALTTLPLPLAPWLLLIIGIELCCTAMTTLSDALATDVASRSQAVFVITAYTLAIDLGAALGPLGGYAVLSVWGMDAAYLAAAGLLLLFALKWAFRPPVQAHP, via the coding sequence ATGTCCACCCTGAGCGCGCTTCTGGAACATCACTTCGGCGCAGGGGCCACGCTTTTCGGCGTGTTCATCGGCTGCGCCACGCTGGCGGGCGTCATGCAGTCTCTGCGCTGGAGCTGGGACCCCGCGCTCTCTCCGCTGGTGGGCCGCATTTCCGACGGGCCTCTCGGCCGTACGCGCATGTTTGCGGCGGGCTGCTTCTGCGCCGCGCTGCTCTTTGCCCTCACCACGCTGCCGCTGCCCCTTGCGCCGTGGCTTCTCCTCATCATCGGCATAGAGCTGTGCTGCACCGCCATGACCACCCTTTCCGACGCGCTCGCCACGGATGTGGCCTCCCGCTCGCAGGCGGTGTTCGTCATCACCGCCTACACGCTGGCCATCGATCTCGGCGCGGCGCTCGGCCCTCTGGGCGGGTACGCGGTGCTTTCGGTGTGGGGTATGGACGCGGCCTACCTCGCCGCAGCGGGTCTGCTGCTGCTCTTCGCCCTCAAATGGGCCTTCCGGCCGCCGGTGCAGGCGCATCCATAA
- a CDS encoding alpha/beta fold hydrolase has product MAIVFSYRWNRNPLRLLRSFGLSARSAREEAAFMRALEDAPDDVPGNLCLIMGGFTDGFLGRAYALKGDVHALLGPGFDVYYREHDEHAATRRILRRYGELSRRVVLIGHSWGASSLARDMVPSLPKVRVDALVTLDPVGLRGPVPLPSVRRWLNVYLPYARAAWSRENNVARLGRPWEYVREANLNRVPSVLRHADALGMFREYGAAFITLSLMDAPAPAAGRPI; this is encoded by the coding sequence ATGGCCATCGTTTTTTCCTATCGTTGGAACAGAAACCCTTTGCGGCTGCTGCGCTCCTTCGGCCTTTCCGCCCGTTCCGCGCGGGAGGAGGCTGCCTTTATGCGCGCGCTGGAAGACGCGCCGGACGATGTGCCGGGAAATCTCTGCCTCATCATGGGCGGCTTTACCGACGGTTTTCTCGGCAGGGCCTATGCGCTGAAGGGCGACGTGCACGCGCTGCTCGGCCCGGGATTCGATGTGTACTACCGCGAGCACGACGAACACGCGGCAACGCGGCGTATTCTTCGCCGGTACGGGGAGCTTTCCCGCCGCGTGGTGCTCATTGGGCACAGCTGGGGCGCGAGTTCCCTTGCGCGGGACATGGTTCCTTCGCTGCCGAAGGTGCGCGTGGATGCGCTGGTCACGCTGGACCCTGTGGGCCTGCGGGGCCCGGTGCCTCTGCCTTCCGTCCGGCGCTGGCTCAACGTGTACCTGCCCTACGCACGGGCGGCGTGGAGCAGGGAAAACAACGTGGCGCGCCTCGGCAGACCGTGGGAATATGTGCGCGAGGCGAACCTGAACCGCGTGCCTTCCGTGCTGCGCCATGCGGATGCCCTGGGCATGTTCCGCGAGTACGGGGCGGCTTTCATCACGCTTTCGCTTATGGATGCGCCTGCACCGGCGGCCGGAAGGCCCATTTGA
- a CDS encoding tyrosine-type recombinase/integrase has translation MPLTETQIRNLKPASTPKKHFDGEGLFLYVTPAGSKLWRMAYRFEGREKLLSFGKYPTVSLRDARARRDEAKSLLDKGADPSAVKKQQKQEREAVTRDTFELFAREWHKVRTAAYSEAYGKAILYRLETYVFPVIGKTPVTRLAPMDILGVVKPLDDKGHHETASRILQIIGQIFRYAIILGKVKQNPVSELRGALKPHKVVHRASVTSPPKVGQLLRDIDRYEGYFPLVCALKLAPLVFTRHTELRAAEWKEFDFSKSEWRIPAERMKMRTAHIVPLSRQAVAILEELRLYSGEGKYLFPSIRTDVRPISEVTMLNALRRMGYEKDEMSVHGFRSLASTLLNERGYNRDWIERQLAHSERNGVRAAYNYAEYLPERRCMMQEWADYLDELKNAA, from the coding sequence ATGCCTCTGACAGAAACCCAGATCCGCAATCTAAAACCCGCCTCCACGCCGAAAAAGCACTTCGACGGCGAAGGTCTTTTCCTCTACGTCACCCCGGCCGGAAGCAAGCTCTGGCGCATGGCCTACCGTTTCGAGGGCAGGGAAAAGCTCCTCAGCTTCGGCAAATATCCCACCGTTTCCCTGAGGGATGCCCGCGCCCGCCGCGATGAGGCAAAATCCCTGCTCGACAAGGGCGCAGACCCTTCGGCGGTCAAGAAACAGCAGAAGCAGGAACGCGAGGCTGTGACCCGCGACACCTTCGAGCTCTTCGCCCGCGAGTGGCACAAAGTCCGCACGGCCGCCTATTCCGAGGCCTACGGCAAGGCCATCCTCTATCGGCTGGAAACGTATGTGTTCCCGGTCATCGGCAAGACGCCCGTGACGCGCCTCGCGCCCATGGACATACTTGGCGTGGTCAAGCCGCTGGACGACAAGGGCCATCACGAGACCGCCAGCCGTATTCTCCAGATCATCGGGCAGATTTTCCGCTACGCGATCATTCTCGGCAAGGTGAAGCAGAACCCCGTGAGCGAACTTCGCGGTGCGCTGAAACCTCACAAGGTGGTGCATCGGGCGTCCGTGACTTCGCCGCCGAAAGTCGGCCAGCTTCTGCGCGACATCGACCGCTACGAGGGCTATTTCCCCCTAGTCTGTGCGTTGAAGCTCGCCCCGCTGGTATTCACTCGCCACACCGAACTGCGTGCCGCCGAATGGAAGGAGTTTGACTTCTCGAAGTCTGAATGGCGTATCCCCGCCGAACGCATGAAGATGCGCACGGCCCACATCGTCCCGCTGTCCCGACAAGCTGTGGCGATTCTGGAAGAATTGCGGCTCTACTCCGGCGAAGGCAAATACCTCTTCCCCTCGATTCGCACCGACGTGCGCCCCATCTCCGAAGTGACCATGCTCAATGCCCTGCGCCGCATGGGCTACGAGAAGGATGAAATGAGCGTGCACGGCTTCCGCTCGCTGGCATCCACGCTCCTTAACGAACGTGGATACAACCGCGACTGGATAGAACGCCAGCTTGCGCACTCGGAACGGAACGGCGTTCGGGCGGCCTACAACTACGCGGAATATCTACCCGAACGCCGCTGCATGATGCAGGAATGGGCCGACTACCTCGACGAACTCAAGAACGCCGCCTGA
- a CDS encoding helix-turn-helix transcriptional regulator has product MQKTIALPAVGYVRLPQLLKIFPISKSAWWEGCRSGVFPKPVKLGPRTSAWRVGDIRALMERINTASIAYD; this is encoded by the coding sequence ATGCAAAAAACAATAGCACTTCCCGCAGTCGGCTATGTCCGCCTGCCCCAGCTCCTCAAGATCTTCCCCATCAGCAAGAGCGCATGGTGGGAGGGCTGCCGAAGCGGCGTCTTTCCCAAGCCCGTGAAGCTCGGGCCGCGCACGTCAGCGTGGCGCGTGGGGGACATCCGTGCCCTCATGGAGCGCATCAACACGGCGAGCATCGCCTATGACTAG
- the mobV gene encoding MobV family relaxase, with amino-acid sequence MSYLVLHMDKFKRESLRGIQSHNRRERRSRSNPDIRHEKSHENYDLHQPELRDYARAVQARIEALNLPKAVRKDAVVLCGLIVTSDLPFFARLPPEEQRRFFEESRDFLTRFVGRENVISAMIHMDEKTPHMHFLHVPVTPDGRLNANAIYTRESLRRLQSELPAHLQSCGFRIERGVEQVPGARRIHLNTREFKQEKEERERIAADNVKVLRHALDTLYAANELEEHLKGKIKDYEKQARVAERYLSRNEELPEATLFNFKTVLAQARRVIEEQKKALAEKAILEGRKEIVDGLLAERNRELKEQARRIDRLLRELEEVKAQKRKAEGEAHALKEFIAQPDEKPRFERFLADKQEEELRAEMERQTCLTTRKSTPAHEDDGPSFSFH; translated from the coding sequence ATGTCGTACCTCGTCCTTCATATGGATAAGTTCAAGCGCGAGTCGCTGCGCGGCATCCAGAGCCACAACAGGCGCGAGCGGAGAAGCCGTTCCAATCCCGACATCCGGCACGAGAAGAGCCACGAAAACTACGACCTGCACCAGCCGGAACTGCGCGACTACGCCCGCGCGGTGCAGGCCAGAATCGAGGCACTCAACCTGCCCAAGGCCGTGCGCAAAGACGCCGTTGTGCTCTGCGGCCTGATTGTCACCTCCGACCTGCCTTTCTTTGCCCGCCTGCCACCAGAGGAACAGCGGCGATTCTTCGAGGAGAGCCGCGACTTTCTCACCCGTTTCGTGGGGCGTGAGAATGTCATTTCGGCCATGATCCACATGGACGAAAAAACGCCGCACATGCACTTCCTGCACGTCCCGGTGACGCCGGACGGTCGGCTCAACGCCAACGCCATCTACACGCGGGAAAGCCTGCGCCGCCTGCAAAGTGAGCTACCCGCACATCTCCAATCCTGCGGTTTCCGTATTGAGCGCGGCGTAGAGCAGGTTCCCGGCGCGCGGCGCATCCACCTGAACACCCGCGAGTTCAAGCAGGAAAAGGAAGAGCGCGAGCGCATCGCCGCCGATAACGTGAAAGTCCTGCGCCATGCGCTCGATACGCTCTACGCCGCGAACGAACTCGAAGAGCATCTCAAGGGCAAGATCAAGGACTACGAGAAGCAGGCCCGCGTGGCCGAGCGTTATCTCAGTCGCAACGAAGAACTGCCCGAAGCCACGCTCTTCAACTTCAAGACTGTGCTGGCTCAGGCGCGGCGCGTCATTGAGGAGCAGAAAAAGGCTCTAGCCGAAAAGGCCATTCTGGAGGGACGGAAGGAAATCGTTGATGGACTTCTTGCCGAGCGAAATCGCGAACTGAAAGAACAGGCCCGTAGGATCGACCGCCTCCTCCGAGAACTTGAGGAAGTCAAAGCACAAAAGAGAAAAGCCGAAGGGGAGGCTCATGCGCTCAAAGAGTTCATTGCCCAACCGGACGAAAAGCCGCGCTTTGAGAGGTTCCTCGCTGACAAGCAGGAAGAGGAACTCCGTGCCGAAATGGAGCGGCAAACCTGCCTCACCACACGCAAATCTACGCCTGCCCACGAAGACGATGGGCCTTCCTTCTCTTTTCACTAA
- a CDS encoding recombinase family protein, translated as MEKVYGYVRVSSTDQHEDRQLIAMAERGIPQSRVYIDKQSGKDFDRPRYRALMKKLRPGDQLCITSIDRLGRNYEEIQEQWRILTREKKVDILVFDMPLLDTHRDKDLVGTLIADLVLQLLSFVAQKERENIRQRQAEGIAAAKARGVRFGREARPLPENFSRMVSLWNEGKISGTQAAKNCGIPLSTFRYHAKRRKSDEKENC; from the coding sequence ATGGAGAAGGTTTATGGATACGTCCGCGTATCCAGTACCGATCAGCACGAGGACCGCCAGCTCATCGCCATGGCGGAACGCGGCATACCGCAAAGCCGCGTCTATATAGATAAGCAGTCCGGCAAGGACTTCGACCGTCCGCGCTACCGGGCATTGATGAAAAAACTGCGCCCCGGCGACCAGCTCTGCATTACGAGCATAGACAGGCTGGGGCGCAACTACGAAGAAATTCAGGAACAGTGGCGCATCCTGACGCGCGAAAAGAAGGTGGACATTCTGGTCTTCGATATGCCTCTTCTCGACACGCACCGTGACAAAGATCTGGTCGGTACGCTGATTGCCGACCTTGTTCTTCAACTGCTGTCCTTCGTAGCCCAGAAGGAACGCGAGAACATACGCCAGCGGCAGGCCGAAGGCATAGCGGCGGCAAAGGCTCGCGGTGTCCGCTTCGGACGCGAAGCCCGCCCTCTGCCTGAGAACTTCAGCCGCATGGTTTCGCTATGGAACGAAGGAAAGATTTCCGGAACTCAGGCCGCGAAAAATTGTGGGATTCCGCTCTCCACGTTCCGCTACCATGCAAAGAGAAGAAAATCGGATGAAAAGGAGAATTGTTAA
- a CDS encoding helicase-related protein, which produces MAKLEELTVGSSVLGIAPQEAVTIVAAQWYGNAVLDITYKDSRGTPGTRLLYREDEPSLTLQKAELPWSFDADGAQLRLASEAWRIHYAHLFDPYLAVHTSDVEPLPHQISAVYQELLGRLPLRYILADDPGAGKTIMTGLFIKELIARGDLKRCLIVSPGSLAEQWQDELFRKFHLRFEILNNERIEAAASGNVFQEAGFAIARLDKLARNENLLDKLRVTDWDLIVCDEAHKMSATVWGGDVKMTRRYQLGRLLSSITRHFLLLTATPHNGKEEDFQLFLALVDQDRFGGASRTGAQSVNVSDVMRRLVKEELLKFDGSKLFPDRHAATVDYSLSPQEAELYKAVTEYVENEFNRADKLNNERRTTVGFALTILQRRLASSPEAIFQSLRRRKERLERRLEEERLGQRAQMWERDHALLDLADAEFDDDDLPSSELEEAEEQVADRASAASTIAELEAEIATLKVLEAMAARVRASGKDRKWEELSGLLQDEECMFDSDGLREKLIIFTEHRDTLRYLTGKIRSLLGSEEAVVVIDGGMLRDERRKVEERFKQDKDVRILIATDAAGEGLNLQRAHLMVNYDLPWNPNRLEQRFGRIHRIGQTKDCWLWNLVAAETREGKVFKKLFEKLEQEKQALGGKVFDILGKVTFNNRPLRELLIEAVRHGSDPAVQTRLDADMDSAFDREAIRKLVQDHALTQNVMDAETVAVIRENMERMEARRLQPHFIEAFFKEAFRELGGRMSPREKGRWEITFVPHAVRSRDMQVGNGEPVLTRYERICFDKAYRNIQGAVPAAFICPGHPLLEAVLDVMRERSGDLLKRGAVLVDENDSGESARLLFYIEHTIQDGTLLADGSRRVISRNIHFVEISEDGTASNAGYAPYLDYRPASGEERQAALEHASGKAWLAGGVESLALGHAVTRLIPGHLNEVRTRKERLIDKTEKAVKERLTTEIQYWDYRAADLKLKENAGKRNSQLNSQMAERRAEELAARLKRRMDELAAERTISALPPVIIGGALIIPGGLMAKLTGRATPEFCADARARKTIEMAAMQAVMEAERAQGFLPRDVSAEKCGYDIESSVPDALAKGVPSLRFIEVKGRAAGATNVIVSRNEILTALNQPEQFILALVEVDGPRTRTTYLKRPFVNSPDFSSEGSIFNLSALMSNAEIIYEG; this is translated from the coding sequence ATGGCAAAGCTTGAAGAACTCACCGTCGGCAGCAGTGTTCTCGGCATCGCACCGCAGGAAGCCGTAACTATCGTGGCGGCCCAGTGGTACGGCAACGCCGTTCTGGACATCACCTATAAGGACAGCCGGGGCACGCCGGGCACTCGCCTTCTCTATCGGGAAGACGAGCCCTCGCTCACGCTCCAGAAGGCCGAACTGCCGTGGAGCTTCGATGCCGACGGCGCACAGCTCCGCCTTGCGTCCGAGGCGTGGCGCATCCACTACGCCCACCTCTTCGACCCGTACCTCGCCGTCCACACATCCGATGTCGAGCCGCTCCCGCATCAGATTTCCGCTGTCTATCAGGAACTTCTGGGCCGCCTGCCCCTGCGCTACATCCTTGCGGATGACCCCGGTGCGGGCAAAACCATCATGACCGGCCTGTTCATCAAGGAACTTATCGCTCGCGGCGATCTGAAGCGTTGCCTCATCGTAAGCCCCGGTTCGCTGGCCGAGCAGTGGCAGGACGAGCTTTTCCGCAAGTTCCACCTGCGCTTCGAGATACTCAATAACGAGCGCATCGAAGCCGCCGCTTCCGGCAACGTGTTTCAGGAAGCGGGCTTCGCCATTGCGCGGCTCGACAAGCTGGCCCGCAACGAGAACCTGCTCGACAAGCTCCGCGTCACCGACTGGGACCTGATAGTCTGCGACGAAGCCCACAAGATGTCCGCCACGGTCTGGGGCGGCGACGTGAAAATGACGCGCCGCTACCAGCTCGGCCGCCTGCTTTCCAGCATCACGCGGCACTTCCTCCTGCTCACCGCTACGCCGCACAACGGCAAGGAAGAAGATTTCCAGCTCTTCCTCGCGCTCGTGGATCAGGATCGCTTCGGCGGTGCCTCCCGCACCGGCGCACAGTCCGTCAACGTGTCGGATGTCATGCGCCGCCTGGTGAAGGAAGAACTCCTGAAGTTCGACGGCTCTAAACTCTTCCCCGACCGCCACGCCGCCACGGTGGACTACAGCCTCTCGCCGCAGGAAGCCGAACTCTACAAGGCCGTGACCGAGTACGTGGAGAACGAATTCAACCGCGCGGACAAGCTGAACAACGAACGCCGCACTACCGTGGGCTTCGCGCTCACCATTCTCCAGCGCCGCCTCGCGTCCTCGCCGGAAGCCATTTTCCAGTCACTGCGCCGCCGCAAGGAACGCCTTGAACGCCGCCTTGAAGAAGAACGACTCGGCCAGCGCGCCCAGATGTGGGAGCGAGACCACGCCCTCCTCGACCTTGCCGACGCGGAGTTCGATGACGACGACCTGCCCTCCTCCGAGCTGGAAGAAGCCGAAGAGCAGGTGGCCGACCGCGCCAGTGCCGCGTCCACCATCGCGGAACTGGAAGCGGAAATCGCCACGCTCAAGGTGCTGGAAGCTATGGCAGCCCGCGTGCGCGCCAGCGGCAAAGACCGCAAATGGGAAGAACTCTCCGGCCTGCTTCAGGACGAAGAGTGCATGTTCGATTCGGACGGCTTACGCGAAAAGCTCATCATCTTCACGGAACACCGCGACACGCTCCGCTACCTCACCGGCAAGATTCGCTCGCTCCTCGGCAGTGAGGAAGCCGTGGTGGTCATCGACGGCGGAATGCTCCGCGACGAGCGCCGCAAGGTGGAAGAACGCTTCAAGCAGGACAAGGACGTGCGCATCCTCATCGCTACGGACGCCGCAGGCGAAGGTCTCAACCTCCAGCGGGCACACCTTATGGTGAATTATGATTTACCTTGGAATCCCAACAGGTTAGAGCAACGCTTCGGCCGAATCCACCGCATAGGCCAGACCAAGGACTGCTGGCTCTGGAACCTCGTTGCCGCCGAGACCCGCGAAGGCAAAGTCTTCAAAAAGCTCTTTGAAAAGCTGGAGCAGGAGAAGCAGGCGCTGGGCGGCAAGGTCTTCGACATACTCGGCAAGGTCACGTTCAACAACCGCCCCCTGCGCGAACTGCTCATCGAAGCCGTGCGCCACGGCAGTGACCCCGCCGTGCAGACCCGCCTCGATGCCGACATGGACTCTGCCTTCGACCGCGAGGCCATACGCAAGCTGGTGCAGGATCACGCGCTCACGCAGAACGTGATGGACGCCGAAACCGTGGCCGTCATCCGCGAGAACATGGAGCGCATGGAAGCCCGCCGCCTCCAGCCGCATTTCATCGAAGCTTTTTTCAAGGAGGCGTTCCGCGAACTGGGCGGCCGCATGTCCCCGCGCGAGAAGGGCCGCTGGGAAATCACCTTCGTTCCCCACGCCGTGCGGAGCCGCGATATGCAGGTGGGCAACGGCGAGCCCGTGCTCACCCGCTACGAGCGCATCTGCTTCGACAAGGCTTACCGCAACATTCAGGGCGCTGTGCCTGCCGCGTTCATCTGCCCCGGGCATCCCCTGCTCGAAGCCGTGCTCGATGTGATGCGCGAACGCTCCGGCGACCTTCTGAAGCGCGGGGCCGTGCTGGTGGACGAGAACGACAGTGGCGAATCCGCGCGCCTGCTCTTCTACATCGAGCACACCATTCAGGACGGCACGCTCCTTGCCGATGGGAGCCGCCGCGTCATCTCGCGCAACATCCATTTTGTGGAAATCAGCGAAGACGGCACGGCCTCCAACGCAGGCTATGCGCCGTACCTCGATTATCGCCCCGCCTCTGGCGAAGAGCGGCAGGCCGCGCTCGAACACGCCAGCGGCAAGGCTTGGCTTGCGGGCGGCGTGGAAAGCCTCGCCCTCGGCCACGCCGTGACGCGGCTCATCCCCGGCCACCTGAACGAGGTTCGCACCCGCAAGGAACGGCTCATCGACAAGACCGAGAAGGCCGTCAAGGAACGCCTCACCACCGAGATACAATACTGGGACTACCGCGCCGCCGACCTCAAGCTCAAGGAGAACGCGGGCAAGCGCAACTCCCAGCTCAATTCCCAGATGGCGGAACGCCGCGCCGAAGAGCTGGCCGCCCGCCTCAAGCGCCGCATGGACGAGCTGGCCGCCGAACGCACCATCTCGGCCCTGCCGCCGGTCATCATCGGCGGGGCGCTCATCATTCCCGGCGGACTGATGGCGAAGCTCACGGGCCGCGCCACACCGGAATTCTGCGCCGACGCCCGCGCCCGCAAAACCATAGAAATGGCGGCCATGCAGGCGGTGATGGAAGCCGAACGCGCGCAGGGCTTCCTGCCCCGCGACGTGAGCGCGGAAAAATGCGGCTACGACATCGAAAGCTCCGTGCCGGACGCCCTCGCCAAAGGCGTGCCCAGCCTGCGTTTCATCGAGGTGAAGGGCCGCGCCGCCGGGGCGACCAACGTCATCGTTTCACGCAACGAGATCCTTACCGCACTGAACCAGCCAGAGCAGTTCATCCTTGCCCTTGTGGAAGTGGACGGCCCGCGCACCCGCACGACCTACCTGAAACGGCCCTTTGTGAATTCGCCGGACTTCAGCTCGGAAGGCAGTATTTTCAACCTTTCCGCGCTGATGAGCAATGCGGAAATCATCTACGAAGGGTAA
- a CDS encoding DUF1156 domain-containing protein, with translation MSQIKKLIEVALPLEAINDASAYEKMPGIGPHPRGIHHWWARRPLAAARAVIWSSLVDDPSSHPELFPTEQEQEKERQRLHSLLARLSNWKNVNDEELMDEARAEIKKYMGEEPLVFLDPFAGGGAIPLEAQRLGLEAHAHDLNPVAVMINKAMIEIPPRFAGQAPVNPEARAKLGQDRSWRGATGLAEDVRYYGEWIKQEAVKRIGHLYPTVQVPIELGGGKATVIAWIWARTIKCSNPACGCEVPLVNNFVLSKKKGKAAWIEPHFENGTASYEVHHSGKPNIEGTVNRKGAVCACCGTPVPFTYIREQGRAGAMSAHLMAVVVDGKNGRLYLSADSIHANAAQTGRPEDYPDALLPQNPRNFNTPNYGLGSGLITCQKDKKFLLSA, from the coding sequence ATGAGCCAGATAAAGAAACTCATCGAAGTCGCACTTCCGCTGGAAGCGATAAATGACGCATCTGCTTATGAAAAAATGCCTGGCATTGGCCCACATCCTCGCGGCATTCATCACTGGTGGGCCCGCCGTCCGCTGGCCGCCGCCCGCGCTGTTATCTGGTCTTCTCTGGTGGACGATCCTTCCTCTCACCCTGAACTTTTCCCCACGGAACAGGAGCAGGAAAAAGAACGACAGCGTTTGCACTCCCTCCTGGCGCGTCTTTCAAACTGGAAAAATGTCAATGACGAGGAATTGATGGACGAGGCTCGCGCCGAAATAAAGAAGTACATGGGCGAAGAGCCGCTGGTGTTCCTCGACCCCTTCGCGGGTGGCGGTGCAATCCCGCTGGAAGCCCAGAGGCTGGGGCTTGAAGCTCATGCCCACGACCTGAACCCCGTGGCCGTGATGATAAACAAGGCCATGATTGAGATCCCCCCTCGCTTTGCCGGGCAGGCTCCCGTGAACCCCGAAGCCCGCGCCAAGCTGGGGCAGGATCGCTCGTGGCGCGGTGCCACCGGCCTTGCCGAAGACGTGCGTTACTACGGCGAATGGATAAAGCAGGAAGCTGTCAAGCGTATAGGTCATCTTTATCCTACGGTACAAGTCCCCATTGAACTGGGAGGAGGTAAGGCGACCGTTATCGCATGGATTTGGGCGAGGACAATAAAATGCTCGAATCCTGCCTGTGGCTGTGAAGTCCCACTGGTGAATAATTTTGTACTTTCCAAAAAGAAGGGCAAGGCGGCTTGGATTGAACCGCACTTTGAAAATGGGACGGCATCCTATGAAGTGCACCATAGCGGCAAACCAAACATTGAAGGAACGGTAAACCGTAAGGGGGCAGTATGCGCTTGTTGCGGTACCCCTGTACCGTTTACCTATATTCGCGAACAGGGAAGAGCCGGAGCTATGTCTGCTCATCTTATGGCTGTCGTAGTCGATGGAAAAAATGGTCGTTTATATCTTTCCGCAGATAGTATTCATGCAAATGCTGCCCAAACCGGAAGACCAGAAGATTATCCCGATGCTCTTCTGCCGCAGAATCCTAGAAATTTTAACACTCCCAATTATGGTCTAGGCTCAGGACTCATTACTTGCCAAAAGGATAAGAAGTTCTTATTGTCGGCATAG